The Zingiber officinale cultivar Zhangliang chromosome 9A, Zo_v1.1, whole genome shotgun sequence genome window below encodes:
- the LOC122019211 gene encoding uncharacterized protein LOC122019211 — MSNLSKLEFVALDISGKNYLSWILDAEIHLDAMGLGDTIKDGNKESLQNRAKAMIFIRHHLHEALKIEYLTIKDPLELWNNLKERYSHYKTVILPNARYEWIHLRLQDFKSVSEYNSAIFRISSKLKLCGEKITDEDMLEKIYSTFHASNMLLQQQYREKGFKKYSELITCLLVAEQNNELLMKNHEIRPTGASPIPEVNEITGKNDKQQHRQKFHHGRGRGRGRGRGRRYGNDRSQENHDGYNKRNTTTHQKWVNNNVHQKWTNDNGKRIQSGQDNDEKKSENSCYRCGMKGHWSRTCRTPKYFIDLYQASLKGKAKDIETNVVFQDNNTIVGPSMTTHLDVSDFFADPDGGIDNLTGNEDIYGNV; from the coding sequence ATGTCCAATCTTTCAAAGTTAGAGTTTGTGGCTCTTGATATTTCGGGAAAAAATTATCTATCGTGGATTTTGGATGCGGAGATTCATTTGGATGCTATGGGTCTTGGAGACACCATAAAAGATGGAAATAAGGAATCTTTACAAAATCGTGCAAAAGCAATGATATTCATTCGTCACCATCTTCATGAAGCattgaaaattgaatatttgacaATTAAAGATCCACTTGAGCTATGGAATAATTTGAAGGAAAGGTATAGCCATTATAAAACCGTAATTCTTCCAAATGCTCGTTATGAATGGATTCATTTACGTTTACAAGATTTTAAATCTGTAAGTGAATATAACTCAGCAATATTTAGAATtagctcaaaattaaaattatgtggTGAAAAAATTACAGATGAAGATATGttggaaaaaatatattctaCCTTTCATGCATCTAACATGCTCCTGCAGCAGCAATATAGAGAGAAAGGTTTTAAGAAATATTCTGAGTTGATTACATGTCTTCTGGTGGCTGAGCAAAATAACGAGCTTTTGATGAAAAATCATGAGATCCGTCCAACTGGTGCTAGTCCAATCCCTGAAGTGAATGAGATAACTGGTAAAAATGATAAACAACAGCACAGACAAAAATTTCATCATGGTCGTGGTCGTGGTCGTGGCCGTGGTCGTGGTCGTAGATACGGAAATGATCGATCTCAAGAAAATCATGATGGttataataaaagaaatacaaCAACTCACCAGAAGTGGGTTAACAATAATGTTCACCAAAAGTGGACAAATGACAATGGTAAAAGGATTCAAAGTGGACAAGATAATGACGAAAAGAAATCAGAAAATTCATGTTATAGATGTGGCATGAAAGGGCATTGGTCACGTACTTGTCGTACGCCAAAATACTTTATTGATCTCTACCAAGCCTCTTTAAAGGGCAAGGCAAAAGATATAGAGACCAATGTTGTCTTTCAAGACAATAACACAATTGTTGGTCCTTCTATGACAACACATTTGGATGTTTCTGATTTCTTTGCAGATCCTGATGGAGGGATAGACAATTTGACTGGAAATGAAGATATTTATGGAAATgtctaa